AATCAAAGATAATCAGGTATTGTACTTGTATAAAAAGTTTGGACAAGAAATGATTCATATTGacttcatggcaaaaaagacaagttTATGACCACAATATATCATGCATAGTACTTGCATATATCGTTTTTTTTTGCCAAATCTTCGACCCAGGATGCAACGAAAGTCATTTTCTGATGAATCTTTTTATACGACTACAATACTTGATCATGTTTGATATCAAaaaagttttagaattttttgaacttttttaagtTCTAATTATTTTTTGCATATAGAGTATGCCGGAACCCAAGTTCTACTTGATATTTTTTGAACTTTTCTAAATTACTAATTATTTTTTACATATAGGGTGTGCCGGAACCCAAGTTTCTttaatattttttcgtatgcatgttactactcaAAACTACTCCAGGATATAACTTTGAATTTGAAGGCTGCCTTCTACTTGTTCAAGCCCCGAGGGCCTGGGCCTGGACAACGAAAAGTTCAAACAAAGGCATCCAAAGGCCACTAGAGTGGGGATTGTTATTAAATCTAGCGTACGGCCTACTCTCCATGGCTCCCACCAGGTTATTCCTCACCCACCGTTCTAGGCACACACGGCGCCCCCCTTAGCTGGACCCACGCACGAGCGTTGGGCCACCTGTCATCGACGAAGAGCTTTTCATTATTCTAGCATGGCACGAGCTGGCGTGGCAGATCGCATACATTCGCAGTCACGCCACATGAACCGCCGGTGCAGTGGTGGCCCCTACGCATCATTCTCactgacaacctaccgagtctatgGTGCCCCCCTCGATGTACCGACGCTAGCGCAACACGGCAGGTAGGGACCACTTGGCAGGTGCGGGGTCGGCGCACAGTGAGGTCGGATCACGGAAGGCGGCCGCGCTGGCCGACGTGGTGGAGCCCCTGGGCATCCGTCGCGAGGGTGCGAGCGAGCGAGCCTTAGCCAACCACGTCACTGTCCACGTCAGACGCCCCACCTATAAAGACGTAGCAAAGCCGACCCGCCCATCACACTCTCGTTTCCTTctcctttcctttcccttcccctccTCCCCTACCTTAGCGTCTCCTCGCCGCTACCCTCCTAGGtctcggcgccgccgccggcgccgccgaggGTCTCCGGCGGCCACGGACGCGGTTCGCTGTTACCCCTGACTGTTCGGCACGGTAAAACTTCCTCCCTCTCCCGCTTCCGCTCACCGTCGCAGCTCGATCTCGCCGGCGCCGATCTGGCCCGCTCCGCCGTTGACCCCGCCCGATTCGGCTGCCTCTCGTGCCGGAACTTGCGGACCATGTCTCTTGCGGGTTCTGTGGGAGAATTTGTTCGGCGCGTTCGCTTTTCGAGCGGATCGATGGAGGGCAGTGGTCTGCCGCTGTATTTTGGTTTGTCTGCGTTGTTTGGGCCGGATTGTTGATGGCGTTCCTAGATGTAGTCCTCCAACTACCCTGTGAACCAACACTTCTGCCGTGCCTGTGCACGATTGCTAAAAAATGTCCTGATTTTTAGGCGATTTGACTTGTAAAGTTTGTCTGGTTTCGTAGGGAGGCGTTCATTTCCAGACGGGGGTTAAGTTTATTTTGTTTCGTATATCAGGGATGGTTTTAGTGCCAGACTTGTGAATTGCTTGTCCGTGAAGATTAAATCGCCTTCTTGTTCATAACAGTGTAAtcccttgttgtatatatatgtagcCTGCTAGAATATGCTGCTTGCGACCTGAttaaactcttgctttgttgctgtTATTCTCTTTCAGAATTTGAAGTTGGATATAAGAAATCAACCTAGCGTCTGTCTTGTTCTCTGTGTAGCGCTTTCCTTTGGATTGCAGAGAATTTTCAAACAAACCAACAGCAACTTGCATCTGACTGACTTGAGGTAACTATGCCAAAGGACAGGAGCTCCCGTTCAGTCTCGCACGAGGGCTGCCGATCTCGTGTCTCCCCATACAAGTTGCGGAGTGGTTCTCGCAGGTCAGAGGAAGCCGCTGCTGCCACCGCTGCTGCAGCAGCAAAGCAGGCTGCAGAATGGGAGGAGGTTCGCTGTCCTGTGTGCATGGATCACCCTCATAATGCTGTTATGCTTGTCTGCTCGTCACATGAGAAAGGTTGCCGCCCTTTCATTTGCGACACAAGCTACAGACACTCCAATTGCCTTGATCAGTACCGCAAAGCCTCCAAGGAGTCCTCTAAGGATTCAGGGGCAGCAGAATGCGCTGAGTGCCAGCAGCCAGTTAAACTGGCATGTCCATTATGCCGTGGGCCGGTCAGCCATTGGACTAAGGATTATGATGCACGGAAGTTCATGAATTCTAAGGATCGAGCATGCACCATGGAGTCATGTGAGTTCAAGGGTGCATACAACCAGTTGAGGAAGCACGCAAGGGAGGATCATCCTGCTGTACGACCAACGGAGGTGGACCCCAATCGACAGCGAGACTGGCATAGGATGGAGCAGCAGCGTGATCTTGGGGATTTGTTCAGCATGCTGCGTTCGGGGATCAGTGGCAGAGAAGATGGGGTTGGAGTCGGTGAAGGTGACGAGGGCGTCAGTGAGAGATCTTTGCACGCCACGTCCATAACGATGGTCTTCATTGTGCGGTCAGGCAGGTCCATCCTACACTACACAGACGGGGAAATCCCAGGTCGTCGATCAAGAACAATTCTTCTAGTTGGGGAGCCTCGTGGTGAAGCCTCCCGAGCAGGAGGATCAAGCGGCAATGGTGATGCTGAGGCCACTACAACCGACAATGAGGAAACGGACCTGGCAATGTCAACACAGGCATCTGCTGGTTCTCAGGAAGATGCTGGAGAAGCCGGTGGCGATCCTGCGCAGTGATGCTGCCTAAGGTCAGCTCCCTTGCTCTCTTGGACTGAAAAGCCTAGCAGCAAGCCATTTATCGTGGTTTGCCGGGAGTCGGGCGCATGTTGGGAAGAAACATCCGTGCCAGCTTGTCTCAGGCGTAGTCAGGACATTCTGCCTACAAGCAAGCAAGAAGAAATCAGGGGGGCTAAGTAGTGTCGTTTACATCCTGCTGGAATCTGTCGGCAAACATAAACATTTAATGGTGGCGTTGTATTATTGGAACATGTCCCATGTTTGGTACTCCGGTGAATCGCTTCGCTGCGTTGTAATTCTCTCTAGCTCTTCTGCTGAATTCCATTTCGCTGCATTGTAATTGCATCTGAGTAGATCTTTTCTGCATTTGAAGAATTTGTTGTATAGCGTTCAGGTTTCTAGTTCCACTTATGCCTGGAGGAACCTGAGAAATCGGAATATGGTCGATGACAGTGAATGAAATGCTCCTTAGTTCAGACACgtgagatgttttggatattttataatATGAACTATATTCGGACTGACTGAAATCAATGGACATGCTAAAACGTGTCTACGTACATCTGATTCAGAAAAAACTAGTAGAACATCTAATACAGTATTTGTGAAAAAGCTAGTAGAATATCTAATACAGTATTTGTGAACGGGGCTGCAGCGTGATGGAAACCCACATAAGTCGAATTCTTAGCCATCAGTTACTTACATGGGTAAATTAGATATAATTAATTTACAGTTGGTAAATTAAAGACCATCATGGTTGATATTATAATAAACTTTGCAAAATtaataaaaatttcaagaagttgATTCGGAATCATTAGTGTGAATTTCAAATTACTTAATATGACATATTGTGCAGAGTATATCCCGTAACACTAGGGAGTATAACATCCACTCGTCCTCCTAATGTCGTGTGTCAtgacttgatgcttcattttgaattttgCAAAGGTTAATCGATTCTTTATTTGCAAGAAATAAGATCTCAATTACAAATATAGAGATAAATAATCTCTATTTATTTTGAACATGAGTCATTTACACCATAGTTTTGTTCTTCAACAGAAAATGCAGAAAATACAAACATTGGAAATAGCAGGGTTTTTATCAGTTTTGTCATCACTTATACTACACTACTCATTTTACCACTAAAATTTTTCAGTACTAAAAAATGCCACTGTTTCGTTGGCGCGTGGTCGAAATAGCCATTTTCACCGTTAGGTCAATGCATGTTGACCGAAGATAGTTGACAAAAGTATTCTTACCCTGTTTGTCAACTCCCCTCTCTTTGTTGACCTGTGGGCCCATCTGTAAGGCGAGTCTAAAATAAGAACATGAAAATTGGCGCTGGGGGTTTGAACACAAGACGACGACCTGGACGGCTGCGCGTGTTAACCAACTAAGTTAGAGGAATGTTTTGATGTAGAAGGAAATACATACCCTATATCCTTAAGGTAAACATAATAGTCAAACAAAGCAGCATAATATTCTTGTTGCTAGCTAATTGATGCGTCACACACTAATTGACAACAACAACACATATGATAGCAAGAGCACATGGTTTTATAAATTTGTCTGAGAATTTCAGCATTGTGCGGCCCATTTTTCTAAGAATGGCACGAACACAGCAAGGTGCACAAACACACATAAAGTTCAAAAATATCCCGTTGTTAGTTTTCGACCTCACACAAATCAGGTTCACAAGCATATATAAGGTTGAATAACATCGACTTGTTGGTTTGAAATATAAAGGTCCAAATTCTCAAAACATGCATAAGGTTCAAAAGAAACATGCCCAGATTCACAAACAAAAGGTCACCATCACACAAACTTCACACGCGCAGCCTTTTTTGCTTCTTGTGTTTTGGGCAGGGTAGTCTGGTGGTTCAACATTTGCATCTCGAATATGCATGAGAGACGAAACATATCCACCTGAAGATCCTTTAGTAGTGTTACAAGGTTCTTTTTTGCATGTCCTTCCTTTTCCTAGTGGTCTTCTCCGTTTTCTTCACATTTGCTTTCTTCACACTTCTCTTTGAGCTGCAGAGAAGTTAGTCTTGTTGCAAAAAATAATGGAAAAATATGTTGAAAATACATATAGAAATCAAATGTTCTTTTGGAGTTACCTAGCAAAACTTGCAACCATGGATAGCTCAGCGTCGCCTTCTCCTGCCACAAAAGGGGCTTCCCTAGCTTGGAAGTCAGCCTTATCTTCTTCAAATGTTGGGTCAACTAGATTTTTGCACAATCTGGCTATGAGCTCGAAGCCTCCGCATCGCTTGCATTTCATTTTCCTAGCGCCAAGGCCAGCACCTTCAGTACTGGATCTGATTCTAGTCTTCCTTGGTCATTCTTTTGGCCTCCTCAACACCGGAGCTTGTAGTTTGAACCCAGGCTCAACAATGTCCCATTGTTGCTTGCCTACCATTGTAGGTATATTGCACGCATACGCGGCCTTGAATTTTACAATGGAGTAGAGCTCATGTACATGAGGTTCAATTTCTGATACCGGATCTTGGAGTGAAGTAATGAAGTACAGAGTATGGATACATggcaattgatacgtctccgtcatatctataattttttattgtttcatgccaatattatacaacttttatacacctttggcaactttttatatgatttattggactaacctattgatccagtgccagttcctgttttttgcatgttttttgtattgcagaaaatccatatcaaatgaagtccaaacgagataaaaatttacgagaattattttggaatgtatgtgatttttaggaggtggaatcaacgcaaacggggccCACagagcccacaacccaccagggtgcgccaggcaccccctggcgcgcccaggtgtcttgtgcccacctcgaaggtcggttggggcccttcttctagCGCAAGAAAGATGATTTatggaaaaaatcgtgtaaaataTTTCAGCGCAATCGGGGGGTCACGGATCTCCGGGAAATTAAAGAAACGGTAAAGGTCCAGAtttggggaacgcgaaacagaagagaacagagagggagatccaatctcggaggggctcccgcccctccgcggcCATGGAGGCCATAGACCAGAGGGGGCACTCTCCTTCCATCTAggagggaggccaaggaagaagaagaaggagggggctctctctccccctctcttccggtggcaccggagtgccgtcggggcaacgatcgggacgacgatctacatcaacaatcttgctatcgtcaaaaccaactctctccccctctatgcagcggtgtaacaccccttctccccgctgtaatctctacttaaacatggtgctcaactccatatattatttcccaatgatctatggttatcctatgatgtttgagtagatccgttttgtcctgtgggttaatcgtgatcttggttggtatgattgtatattttatttatggtgctgtcctacggtgccccccgttctcacgcaaacgtgaggggcccccgctgtagggtgttgaaaTATGTTCATGgtccgcttatggtgggttgcgagagtgacagaagattaaacccgagtaggtgggctatGGCGTATGCGATAAAGAGgaattgatacttaatgctatggttgggtttcacgaccttaatgatctttagtagttgcagatgcttgctagagttccaatcataagtgcatatgatcctagtagagaaagtatgttaggtcatgcctctccctcatataaaattacaagaatgattaccggtacttgttatcgattgcctagggacaaataactttcttgttgacacaaacccttttattaaacacctaacttttattatcttgcaaagtacctctagttttattcttgcaaagtagttctagcatcacacctacaaaatagtttcatacctgTTTCCGATAAAGCAagcatcaagtgtgcgtagagttgtatcggtggtcgatagaacttgagggaatatttgttctgcctttagctcctcgttgggttcgacactcttatttattgaagaaggctacaaacgaccccctatacttgtgggttatcaagaaatttttctagcgccgttgccggggagttatagcgtggggtgaatattatcgtgtgtgcttgtttgctttatcactaagtagtatttattttgtgctcttgttttctatctttagttatgggtaggaaacgcaaaataccaaaaaataggtgtacctactaaaccaatggttgaagaaccaccgaAAATATATCATACTActgaagctttctacttggataatcttcgatccatttgtgctcatgctgaaaacccaactagcttagttgagggaaaatatttagatgagcatgcttgttttgtgcgacgtcgtttatctgaaaaagggaaacttttacagcatcaaattaatactatgcaatgctatgcttgggatTTATATgaattatatgatgttacttgttgttctgaagaccctaagaaacaccttccctaaaccttagcttcttatgctaatggtatatatgattactatgatgtggaatgaatagaagaatttgttgcttttaagggtgcttctgaatctctgtttttaaagtatgaagatgatgatgatgctggCTATAGACCTGAAAATCTTGATATTCTTAAATATTGCCattataattataaatacaattgcgatattgatgcatttattgagaatatCTCCGCTGTCaaagaagagattaacattttgcaggagtctatggaagaagaaaatgatgaaactgtgagctcattggatgaaaagaatgacgaggagagcaaagaacaaacagaggaagagtggattagctgcccgtgcccaccttctaatgagagtaactctttaactcatacattatttaattccccttcattctcaccgaaggatgaatgctatgataattgttatgatcccgttgattcatttccttttttgatgaacttgatgcttgttatgcttgtgaccaagatgccaatatgaattatgcttatggagatgaacttgatatagttaCTTATGTTAATAATGAcattgttgctatttcacccacatatgatagtcctattatctttttgaattctcccaactacactatatcggagaagtttgctcttgttaaggattatattgatgggttgccttttttcgttacacatgatgattttgatggatataatatgcatgtgcttgctgctcctacttgcaattattatgagagaggaactacatctccgcctctctatgtttccaacatgaaaaaattgcaagaaactttttatgctatgtattggcctttacttaatgtgcatgaattattcttatATGACATgcggatgcataggaagagagttagacttcatcattgcttgatatatgttgctttgtactcactactaaatgctaaatcattgttgattcaaattggctttgatataccttgggatccgggtggattcattacttgagcactttatgactagcttaatggctttaaagaaagcgctgccagggagacaacccggaagttttagagagtctttttattctgttgagtgcttttgtatagtttaaaaacaaaaaaatatagaggggaacccaaaacttttcaaaaaggaaagtaaaAGTGAGAgatacaagcattgttgaagtggaggGGGggggctccttgaactttgttcatgctcacggaaactttgtgaatcttaaattacagaaaattttcaacaaaaataattatcccctttgtacaattccattgtattataaaaataatatgccaaggtttgcctttaggatgattaaattgcttgttggtttgtgcggtgcaaaacagaaactttggttgtagtgctcgattttacattttttattggaacgtcaaacggttctgaaactttttgcactgtatttctatacaatttttttatgttttACCAATTTTTCAGAATGttctgagttacagaagtatggtggatgttcaaatctttacagactgtcctgttttcacagattgctgttatagcttcattatttgtgtatgtttgaattcttgttgaagcctccttgacttggggccatagaattgtgatagaatacagtgggtaatgtgtgtttataattatacaataatgttacagcagtacatgatgggatttcatcgccatattcactaaccccgccactaaaagttcggttgagttttgtgtggatgaagtgttcgaagatcgaggaggtctcgatgtgaggagaaggaagatatgcaagagctcaagcttggggatgcccaacgcaccccaagtaaatattcaaggagactcaagcgtctaagcttggggatgccccggaaggcatcccatctttcttcaacaagtatcggtatgttttcggattcgtttcgttcatgtgatatgtgcaaatcttggagcgtctttgtgtttatttttcacttttcttttatgcaccatgttggtatgagatagtccatggtttatttatataatgctcattgcacttcacttatatcttttgagtgtggctttatagaatgcttcacacgcttcacttatatcatttgaagtttggattgcctgtttctcttcacatataaAACCGTTTTTTGTAGAATGATCTCTTGTTTCACTTATATTTATCagagcatgatcttttgtagaaagaattaaaccctcatgcttcacttagatctatttagagagtcaacaggaattggtcaattgcatggttagtcataaaatcccacataaaacttatggatcattgaatatgatatgtttgattccttgcaatagttttgagatatagagatgaaacatgtgggaggtactagtaaatggttgtgtttagtaagaatattggtgttaaggtttgtgattcccgaagcatgcacgcatagtctctcgttatgctatgaagttggagcatgatttattattgattgtcttccttatgagtggcggccagggacgagcggtggtcttttcctaccaatctatccccctaggggcatgcatattagtaccttgcttcgagggctaataaacttttgcagtaagtatatgagttctttatgactaatgcgagtccatggattatacgcactcttaccttttcgcaatttgctagcctctacggtactgtgcattgccctttctcacatcgagacatggtgcaaacttcgcaggtgcatccaaaccccgtgatatgatacactctatcacacataagctttattatatcttcctcaaaacaaccaccatacctacctattatggcttttccatggccattccgagatatattgccatgcaacttccaccgcttctgtttgatgacttgagcattcattgccatatttctttgcatgatcatatagctgacatagtagttgtggctcagccaccgttcatcatttttcatacatgttatgctagatcattgtacatcctggtacattgccagaggcattcatatagagtcatattttgtcataggtatcgagttgtaatttttatttcttttgagttataagtaaatataagtgtgatgatcatcattattcatttttagagcagtgccccggtgaggaaaagatgatggagactatgattcccccacaagtcgggatgagactccgg
The Triticum dicoccoides isolate Atlit2015 ecotype Zavitan chromosome 3A, WEW_v2.0, whole genome shotgun sequence genome window above contains:
- the LOC119268366 gene encoding uncharacterized protein LOC119268366, which translates into the protein MPKDRSSRSVSHEGCRSRVSPYKLRSGSRRSEEAAAATAAAAAKQAAEWEEVRCPVCMDHPHNAVMLVCSSHEKGCRPFICDTSYRHSNCLDQYRKASKESSKDSGAAECAECQQPVKLACPLCRGPVSHWTKDYDARKFMNSKDRACTMESCEFKGAYNQLRKHAREDHPAVRPTEVDPNRQRDWHRMEQQRDLGDLFSMLRSGISGREDGVGVGEGDEGVSERSLHATSITMVFIVRSGRSILHYTDGEIPGRRSRTILLVGEPRGEASRAGGSSGNGDAEATTTDNEETDLAMSTQASAGSQEDAGEAGGDPAQ